The proteins below are encoded in one region of Ferviditalea candida:
- a CDS encoding helix-turn-helix transcriptional regulator, with amino-acid sequence MKSWSEKKKELKSIDPNRMNELEAVAQLVNAIHQRRVELGWTQKELADKVGLHQESIARIENGGTIPRLDTVFRLALALGMKLSLHGIEEAAATGTG; translated from the coding sequence ATGAAAAGCTGGAGTGAGAAGAAGAAGGAACTCAAGTCTATAGACCCAAACCGTATGAATGAGCTTGAAGCTGTCGCACAATTAGTGAATGCTATACATCAAAGACGGGTTGAATTAGGCTGGACTCAAAAGGAGCTGGCAGACAAAGTGGGACTTCACCAGGAGTCTATTGCACGTATTGAGAATGGCGGAACCATTCCTCGCTTAGACACAGTGTTTAGATTGGCATTAGCACTAGGAATGAAGCTAAGTCTACATGGTATTGAAGAAGCTGCAGCCACAGGTACAGGTTAA